A region from the Prevotella melaninogenica genome encodes:
- a CDS encoding chromate transporter: protein MIYLELFYTFFIIGLFGFGGGYGMLSLIQTETVVNHHWLSSAEFTNIVAVSQMTPGPIGINSATYCGYTAVHNAGFGAGMAVLGSLTATIALVLPSVIMMILISKMFLKYMNTPVVQSVFAGLRPVVVGLLAAATLLLCNAENFSAPSINPWQFWISLFLFAATFVGTMWLKINPIRMICYAAFAGLILLY, encoded by the coding sequence ATGATATACTTAGAACTTTTCTACACTTTCTTTATCATCGGACTCTTTGGATTCGGTGGAGGATATGGAATGTTATCACTGATACAAACAGAAACGGTTGTGAACCATCATTGGCTTAGCTCTGCAGAGTTTACCAACATTGTTGCTGTATCACAGATGACACCCGGACCTATTGGCATCAACTCTGCTACCTATTGCGGTTATACCGCTGTACATAATGCAGGCTTTGGCGCAGGAATGGCAGTATTGGGTAGTCTCACCGCGACCATAGCCCTTGTACTCCCATCAGTAATAATGATGATTCTTATCAGTAAAATGTTCCTCAAGTATATGAATACACCTGTGGTACAGTCAGTCTTTGCTGGTCTGCGCCCAGTTGTGGTGGGTCTGTTGGCTGCGGCTACCTTATTATTATGTAATGCGGAGAATTTCTCAGCACCAAGCATTAACCCTTGGCAGTTTTGGATTAGCTTGTTCCTCTTTGCTGCAACCTTTGTCGGTACGATGTGGTTAAAGATTAATCCTATCCGCATGATATGTTATGCTGCCTTTGCAGGACTGATACTGCTTTATTAA
- the purL gene encoding phosphoribosylformylglycinamidine synthase, with the protein MILFFRTQSKSVIATEVNHALSDAEINELCWLYGDATYLQNEETLQGYYVGPRREMITPWSTNAVEITQNMSLDGILRIEEYFPVSSKEADYDPMLQRMYDGLDQTIFTVNHEPEPIKRVEDLEKFNEEEGLALSPEEMEYLHKIEKQNGRSLTDSEIFGFAQINSEHCRHKIFGGEFVIDGKVMESSLFSLIKKTTKENPGKILSAYKDNVAFAQGPEIEQFAPANQSTSDYFRVKPIESVISLKAETHNFPTTVEPFNGAATGTGGEIRDRMGGGVGSWPIAGTAVYMTAYPRLTEDDGTTPALRDWEDILPVRQWLYQTPEQILIKASNGASDFGNKFGQPLITGSLLTFEHQENGEKYAYDKVIMLAGGVGYGAKRDCLKGEPQAGNKVVVVGGDNYRIGLGGGSVSSVDTGRYSNGIELNAIQRANPEMQKRAYNLVRALVEEDNNPVVSIHDHGSAGHLNCLSELVEECGGKIDMSQLPIGDKTLSAKEIIANESQERMGLLIDEKHLDHVKKIAERERAPMYVVGETTGDAHFTFVQGDGVKPFDLDVAQMFGHSPKTIMKDETIERKYENVSYSINKVEEYLQRVLQLEAVACKDWLTNKVDRSVTGKVARQQCQGEIQLPLSDCGVVALDYRGHKGIATALGHAPQAGLASPEAGSVLSVAESLTNIVWAPLADGMDSLSLSANWMWPCRSQKGEDARLYSAVKALSDFCCAIGVNVPTGKDSLSLTQQYPNGDKIISPGTVIVTSGGEVSDVRQVVSPVLVNDKNTRLYHIDFSFDEQRLGGSAFAQSLGKIGSDVPTVKEPQYFCDCFDTVQEMIRRGWILAGHDISAGGLITTLLEMTFANTEGGLHINLHDIKGDDVIKKLFAENPGVVIQVADEHKEEVKEFLTENCIGFARIGIPSPDKRTLSIADGDWKAAFDIDALRETWYKTSYLLDRKQSMNGMAKKRCQNYKKQPIEMKFNADFTGTLQQYELDADRWKTSTPNTHHQTPKAAIIREKGTNGEREMAYALYLAGFEVKDVMMTDLITGRETLEEVNMIVFCGGFSNSDVLGSAKGWAGAFLYNPKAKQALDRFYARKDTLSLGICNGCQLMVELNLINPEHKHRAHLCHNTSKKFESSFLNLTIPQNNSVMFGSLSGNKLGIWVAHGEGRFYLPEAEDKYNIIAKYNYAEYPGNPNGSDYNVAGICSADGRHLAMMPHLERAIFPWQQAYYPRERRQDEVTPWIEAFVNARKWVESKL; encoded by the coding sequence TCCTTGGAGTACGAATGCCGTCGAGATTACTCAGAATATGAGTCTTGACGGCATTTTGCGTATAGAGGAGTACTTCCCTGTAAGCAGCAAAGAGGCTGATTATGACCCAATGTTGCAGCGTATGTATGATGGTCTGGACCAGACTATCTTCACTGTCAACCACGAGCCAGAGCCTATCAAGCGTGTAGAGGACTTAGAGAAGTTCAACGAAGAGGAAGGCTTAGCACTCTCACCTGAGGAGATGGAGTATCTCCATAAGATTGAGAAGCAGAACGGCCGATCACTCACCGACTCTGAAATCTTCGGTTTCGCACAGATTAACTCTGAGCATTGCCGCCATAAGATCTTCGGTGGTGAGTTCGTCATTGACGGTAAAGTGATGGAGAGCAGTCTCTTCAGCCTCATCAAGAAGACAACGAAAGAGAATCCCGGTAAGATTCTTTCAGCTTATAAAGATAACGTAGCTTTCGCACAAGGTCCAGAGATTGAGCAGTTTGCACCAGCAAACCAGAGCACATCCGACTATTTCCGTGTGAAGCCTATCGAGAGTGTTATCTCTCTGAAAGCCGAGACCCACAACTTCCCTACTACCGTTGAGCCATTCAATGGAGCAGCAACAGGTACGGGTGGTGAGATTCGTGACCGTATGGGTGGTGGCGTTGGTTCATGGCCCATTGCAGGAACAGCAGTATATATGACCGCTTACCCTCGTCTGACAGAAGATGACGGAACAACTCCAGCCCTACGTGATTGGGAAGACATCCTTCCTGTTCGTCAGTGGCTCTATCAGACTCCAGAGCAGATTCTGATCAAGGCATCTAATGGTGCAAGTGATTTCGGTAATAAGTTTGGTCAGCCTTTAATTACTGGTTCACTACTCACATTTGAGCATCAAGAGAATGGTGAGAAGTATGCTTACGACAAGGTGATTATGCTTGCTGGTGGTGTAGGTTATGGTGCTAAGCGCGACTGTCTGAAGGGTGAGCCACAGGCTGGTAACAAGGTAGTTGTCGTTGGTGGCGATAACTACCGCATCGGACTTGGTGGCGGTTCTGTATCATCAGTTGATACGGGTCGTTATTCAAATGGTATCGAGTTGAATGCCATACAGCGTGCTAACCCAGAGATGCAGAAACGTGCCTATAACCTCGTACGTGCATTGGTAGAAGAAGACAACAACCCAGTTGTTTCTATCCACGACCACGGTTCTGCAGGACACCTAAATTGTTTGAGTGAGCTTGTTGAAGAATGTGGTGGCAAGATTGATATGTCACAGTTGCCTATCGGTGACAAGACATTGAGTGCCAAGGAAATCATTGCCAACGAGTCACAAGAGCGCATGGGCTTGCTCATCGACGAGAAGCATCTTGACCACGTGAAGAAGATTGCCGAGCGTGAACGTGCTCCAATGTATGTTGTTGGTGAGACAACAGGTGACGCCCACTTCACATTTGTACAGGGCGATGGCGTAAAACCATTCGACTTAGACGTAGCTCAGATGTTCGGTCATTCTCCAAAGACTATTATGAAGGATGAGACCATTGAGCGTAAATATGAGAATGTTTCTTATAGTATAAATAAGGTGGAGGAATACCTCCAGCGTGTGCTTCAGTTAGAAGCTGTGGCATGTAAAGACTGGCTGACGAATAAGGTTGACCGCTCCGTAACAGGTAAGGTTGCTCGTCAGCAGTGTCAGGGTGAGATTCAATTGCCACTCTCAGACTGTGGTGTTGTAGCCTTAGACTATCGTGGTCATAAGGGTATCGCAACCGCACTCGGTCACGCTCCACAGGCAGGACTCGCATCACCAGAGGCAGGCTCTGTCCTTTCCGTAGCTGAATCATTGACCAACATCGTATGGGCGCCATTGGCAGACGGCATGGATAGCCTGAGTCTTTCAGCCAACTGGATGTGGCCTTGTCGCTCACAGAAGGGTGAAGATGCTCGTCTTTATAGTGCGGTTAAGGCTTTGTCAGACTTCTGCTGCGCTATCGGTGTGAACGTTCCAACAGGTAAGGATTCACTATCTCTGACCCAGCAATATCCTAATGGAGATAAGATTATCTCTCCAGGAACCGTCATTGTTACCAGTGGTGGTGAAGTGAGCGACGTGCGTCAGGTCGTTTCTCCAGTACTTGTGAATGATAAGAACACACGCCTCTATCATATCGACTTCAGTTTTGACGAGCAGCGTTTAGGTGGTTCAGCCTTTGCACAGAGCCTTGGAAAGATTGGTAGTGACGTTCCAACCGTAAAAGAACCACAGTACTTCTGCGACTGTTTCGATACCGTACAGGAGATGATTCGCCGTGGATGGATACTTGCTGGACACGACATTTCTGCAGGTGGTTTGATTACAACACTGCTTGAGATGACCTTTGCTAATACAGAAGGTGGTTTGCATATCAACCTCCACGATATCAAGGGTGATGATGTAATCAAGAAGCTTTTTGCAGAGAATCCAGGTGTTGTTATCCAGGTTGCTGATGAACATAAGGAAGAAGTCAAAGAGTTCTTGACAGAGAACTGCATCGGCTTTGCTCGTATCGGTATACCAAGTCCTGACAAACGCACGCTCAGTATTGCTGATGGCGACTGGAAGGCAGCGTTCGATATTGATGCATTGCGCGAGACATGGTATAAGACATCTTATCTGCTCGACCGCAAACAGAGTATGAACGGCATGGCTAAGAAGCGTTGCCAGAACTATAAGAAGCAGCCAATCGAGATGAAGTTTAATGCAGACTTTACAGGTACTCTCCAGCAGTACGAACTCGATGCAGACCGTTGGAAGACTTCAACACCTAACACCCATCACCAAACACCAAAGGCAGCTATCATTCGTGAGAAGGGTACCAATGGTGAGCGTGAGATGGCTTACGCACTCTATTTGGCAGGCTTTGAGGTGAAAGACGTCATGATGACCGACCTTATCACTGGTCGTGAGACTTTGGAAGAAGTAAATATGATTGTCTTCTGCGGTGGCTTCTCTAACTCAGACGTACTTGGTTCTGCAAAGGGATGGGCTGGTGCTTTCCTCTATAACCCAAAGGCTAAGCAGGCACTTGACCGCTTCTATGCACGCAAAGATACACTTTCATTGGGTATCTGTAACGGTTGTCAGTTGATGGTTGAGTTGAACCTTATCAATCCAGAGCACAAGCATCGTGCTCACCTCTGCCACAATACCAGCAAGAAGTTTGAGAGTTCATTCTTGAACTTGACCATTCCACAGAACAATAGTGTAATGTTCGGTTCTTTGAGCGGTAACAAACTCGGTATCTGGGTAGCACACGGTGAGGGTCGTTTCTACCTCCCAGAGGCAGAAGATAAGTACAATATCATCGCTAAATACAACTACGCTGAATATCCAGGCAACCCTAACGGCTCTGACTATAATGTAGCAGGTATCTGCTCTGCAGACGGTCGCCACCTTGCAATGATGCCACACTTGGAGCGCGCTATCTTCCCATGGCAGCAGGCTTACTATCCACGTGAGCGTCGTCAGGACGAGGTTACACCATGGATTGAGGCATTTGTAAATGCTCGCAAGTGGGTTGAAAGCAAGCTCTAA
- a CDS encoding chromate transporter: protein MYKQNYSSTPNPQPPTLNPQPPSPKNFYWEAFKTFFKIGAFTLGGGYAMISIIQNEVVVKKKWIPEDQFVDLIAVAQSCPGVFAANISVFVGYKMRKTPGAICTCLGVILPSFLIILGIALFFHQFMDIPWVAAMFRGIRPAVVALIAAPTFTLAKSAKISLANCWIPIVTAVAIWLLGVNPVYVIIAAGLGGFLYGKFIKPTE from the coding sequence GTGTACAAACAAAACTATTCATCAACACCCAACCCCCAACCCCCAACACTCAACCCCCAACCCCCATCACCCAAAAACTTCTACTGGGAAGCTTTCAAAACCTTCTTTAAGATTGGAGCTTTTACACTTGGGGGTGGCTATGCTATGATATCAATCATTCAAAATGAGGTCGTAGTGAAGAAAAAGTGGATTCCTGAAGACCAATTCGTTGACCTGATAGCTGTCGCACAAAGCTGTCCGGGTGTCTTTGCGGCTAATATCAGTGTCTTTGTTGGCTATAAGATGCGGAAGACACCGGGGGCGATTTGTACCTGCTTGGGCGTTATCCTTCCCTCTTTCCTTATCATTCTCGGCATCGCCCTCTTCTTCCATCAGTTTATGGACATCCCTTGGGTGGCCGCAATGTTCCGTGGAATACGCCCTGCCGTAGTGGCTTTGATTGCAGCACCAACCTTTACGTTGGCTAAGAGTGCAAAAATATCATTGGCAAACTGTTGGATTCCTATTGTCACAGCCGTTGCCATTTGGCTGTTAGGTGTCAATCCCGTCTATGTCATTATTGCTGCAGGATTGGGTGGATTCCTTTATGGAAAGTTTATAAAACCAACGGAGTAA
- the rimM gene encoding ribosome maturation factor RimM (Essential for efficient processing of 16S rRNA): MIKKEEVYKIGRIGKPHGVHGELQLQFSDDVFDVVDADYLILDIDGILVPFFMEEYRFRSDEVALMKFCDIDSDAQARELTGCIVYFPRKLAEEGTDDVSWAQIVGYSLIDEATNNVIGKIVAVDETTVNTLFEVSTPEGEEILIPASDELIVATDIASKTITMRIPSGLLDL, encoded by the coding sequence ATGATAAAGAAGGAAGAAGTCTATAAGATTGGACGCATCGGGAAGCCGCATGGCGTACACGGAGAGTTGCAGTTGCAGTTCTCCGATGACGTTTTTGATGTGGTAGATGCCGATTACCTGATATTGGACATTGACGGAATCCTCGTTCCTTTCTTTATGGAGGAATATCGATTCCGTTCTGACGAGGTAGCCCTGATGAAGTTCTGTGACATTGATAGCGATGCACAAGCACGCGAACTGACAGGATGTATTGTCTATTTCCCACGTAAGTTGGCAGAAGAAGGGACGGATGATGTGTCATGGGCGCAGATTGTCGGTTATTCCTTGATAGATGAAGCAACAAATAATGTGATTGGCAAGATTGTTGCTGTAGATGAAACAACTGTCAATACGCTCTTTGAGGTGAGTACACCTGAAGGCGAGGAAATACTCATTCCTGCCAGTGATGAACTTATTGTTGCGACAGACATAGCGTCAAAGACGATTACGATGCGAATTCCATCAGGACTACTTGACCTCTGA
- the murA gene encoding UDP-N-acetylglucosamine 1-carboxyvinyltransferase, which yields MESFIIEGGHRLSGTIAPQGAKNEALEVICATLLTTEEVIIRNVPDILDVNNLIKLLQDIGVKVKKLAPNEFSFQADEVNLDYLASNDFVKKCSSLRGSVLMIGPLLGRFGKATIAKPGGDKIGRRRLDTHFLGFKNLGAHFGRVEDRDVYEIQADKLVGTYMLLDEASVTGTANIIMAAVLAEGTTTIYNAACEPYIQQLCKMLNTMGAKISGIASNLLTIEGVKELHAAEHRILPDMIEVGSFIGIAAMIGDGVRIKNVSVPNLGLILDTFRRLGIQIIEDGDDLIIPRQDHYVIDSFIDGTIMTISDAPWPGLTPDLISVLLVVATQAQGSVLFHQKMFESRLFFVDKLIDMGAQIILCDPHRAVVVGHDNAKKLRAGRMSSPDIRAGIALLIAALTAQGTSRIDNIAQIDRGYENIEGRLNALGAKIQRAEIC from the coding sequence ATGGAATCCTTTATCATAGAAGGTGGACATCGGCTGAGTGGCACGATTGCTCCACAAGGTGCAAAGAATGAAGCCTTGGAGGTGATTTGCGCAACCCTGTTGACAACAGAAGAAGTTATCATTCGCAATGTTCCTGATATCCTTGATGTGAACAATCTCATCAAGCTTTTACAAGATATTGGTGTGAAGGTAAAGAAGCTTGCTCCTAATGAGTTCTCTTTCCAAGCAGACGAGGTAAACCTTGACTATTTGGCAAGTAACGACTTTGTAAAGAAATGTTCTTCTTTGCGAGGTAGTGTATTGATGATAGGTCCATTGTTAGGTCGTTTTGGTAAGGCTACTATTGCTAAGCCGGGTGGTGACAAGATTGGTCGCCGTCGTTTGGATACTCATTTCCTTGGTTTCAAGAATCTTGGTGCGCATTTCGGGCGTGTTGAGGACCGTGATGTATATGAGATACAAGCTGATAAACTTGTGGGAACTTATATGCTTTTGGATGAAGCATCTGTTACGGGTACTGCCAATATTATCATGGCAGCAGTGTTAGCTGAAGGAACAACCACGATATACAATGCTGCTTGTGAGCCTTATATCCAGCAACTTTGCAAGATGCTCAATACAATGGGTGCTAAGATTAGCGGTATTGCCAGCAACTTGTTAACGATTGAGGGTGTAAAGGAGTTGCATGCAGCTGAGCATAGAATCTTACCTGATATGATTGAGGTAGGCTCTTTCATTGGTATTGCTGCGATGATAGGTGATGGCGTTCGTATTAAAAACGTGTCTGTACCTAATTTGGGATTGATTCTTGATACCTTCCGTCGACTCGGTATACAGATAATCGAAGATGGTGATGACCTCATTATTCCACGTCAGGATCACTATGTGATAGATTCTTTCATTGATGGAACGATTATGACCATCAGTGATGCGCCATGGCCGGGATTGACACCAGACCTTATTTCAGTGCTTCTTGTAGTTGCTACGCAGGCACAGGGTAGTGTGCTCTTCCATCAGAAGATGTTTGAGAGCCGTCTGTTCTTCGTGGATAAACTCATTGACATGGGTGCACAGATAATCCTCTGTGATCCCCACCGTGCCGTAGTTGTTGGTCATGATAACGCCAAGAAACTTCGTGCGGGTCGTATGTCAAGCCCTGATATTCGTGCAGGTATAGCACTACTTATCGCAGCACTGACCGCACAGGGAACAAGTCGTATTGACAACATTGCCCAGATTGACCGCGGATATGAGAACATAGAAGGACGTCTGAATGCTCTTGGAGCAAAGATTCAGCGAGCAGAAATATGTTAG
- the rseP gene encoding RIP metalloprotease RseP, whose product METFLIRLLQFILAISLLVLLHEGGHMFFAKLFGVRVEKFFVFFDVGIGKWKGKLFSWKPKKDDTEYGMGWLPLGGYCKISGMIDESFDTDQMKQEPQPWEFRTKPAWQRLLIMIGGVLVNFVLALFIYSMIMFTWGDSYFKVSDMSMGMRFNAEAKALGFKDHDVMLRTDQGAFREYANVNGDFFRQIAQAKRVDVLRNGKKHSITLSGDMDMLSMIKTRPLFAEPFIPAQVDSVLGDTPAAKAGIKAGDVIKSINGKPIETWSDMNYQTGVLSDVLAVKNRHKDSLSVRSVVLTVQHKGVEKLDTMKLMLTPDLKLGVLQATLATYYKPVEEKYTFFESFPAGIKHGWNVLRGYVGNFRYLASADGAKSIGGFGAIGSLFPPFWDWYMFWSMTAFLSIMLAFMNILPIPALDGGHVVFLLYEIITRRKPSEKFMVRAEYVGITILILLMIFANLNDILRWLHIM is encoded by the coding sequence ATGGAAACATTTCTGATCAGATTGCTCCAGTTCATTCTGGCAATCTCTCTGCTTGTCCTGCTGCATGAAGGCGGACACATGTTCTTTGCGAAGCTTTTTGGCGTTCGCGTTGAGAAGTTCTTCGTATTCTTCGATGTGGGCATCGGTAAGTGGAAAGGTAAACTCTTCAGTTGGAAGCCTAAGAAAGACGATACGGAATATGGTATGGGTTGGCTGCCACTTGGTGGCTACTGTAAGATATCTGGTATGATTGATGAAAGCTTCGATACAGACCAAATGAAGCAGGAACCACAACCATGGGAATTCCGTACAAAGCCAGCTTGGCAACGCCTTTTGATTATGATAGGTGGTGTATTGGTCAACTTTGTCCTCGCCCTCTTCATTTATTCCATGATCATGTTTACATGGGGTGACAGCTATTTTAAGGTGTCTGACATGAGTATGGGTATGCGTTTCAATGCTGAGGCTAAGGCTTTAGGTTTCAAAGACCATGACGTGATGTTGAGAACAGACCAAGGGGCTTTCCGTGAGTATGCGAATGTGAATGGCGATTTCTTCCGTCAGATAGCACAGGCAAAGCGTGTAGACGTATTGCGTAATGGCAAGAAGCATAGTATTACTCTGTCAGGTGATATGGATATGCTCTCAATGATTAAGACTCGTCCTTTGTTTGCGGAGCCTTTTATTCCTGCACAAGTTGACAGCGTGTTGGGTGATACTCCAGCTGCCAAAGCTGGTATTAAAGCTGGCGATGTCATTAAGTCTATCAATGGGAAGCCTATTGAGACATGGTCAGATATGAACTATCAGACTGGTGTGTTGAGTGATGTCTTAGCGGTGAAGAATAGACATAAAGATTCTCTTTCTGTTCGCTCTGTTGTATTGACAGTTCAGCATAAGGGCGTAGAAAAGCTCGACACGATGAAACTCATGTTGACACCAGACTTGAAGTTGGGCGTTCTGCAGGCTACATTGGCTACTTATTATAAGCCAGTAGAGGAGAAGTACACTTTCTTTGAGAGTTTCCCTGCAGGTATTAAGCATGGTTGGAACGTTCTGCGTGGTTATGTTGGTAACTTCCGTTACCTTGCTTCGGCAGATGGTGCTAAGAGTATTGGCGGCTTCGGAGCTATCGGTAGTCTCTTCCCCCCATTCTGGGATTGGTATATGTTCTGGTCGATGACAGCTTTCTTAAGTATCATGCTTGCTTTCATGAACATCCTCCCTATCCCTGCTTTGGATGGTGGTCACGTCGTATTCCTTCTCTATGAGATAATTACTCGTCGTAAACCTTCTGAGAAGTTTATGGTACGTGCAGAATATGTTGGTATCACAATTCTTATCCTTCTTATGATATTTGCAAACCTCAACGATATACTTCGTTGGTTGCATATTATGTAA
- a CDS encoding 1-deoxy-D-xylulose-5-phosphate reductoisomerase, with product MKQQICILGSTGSIGTQALDVISQHSDLYEAYALTANHRWKELAEQARRFNPAAVVIADEAYYEPLKQELADMPDVKVYAGSKALEDIVESPSIDMVLTAMVGYSGLAPTIHAIKAKKKICLANKETLVVAGELILQLAQQYHVPILPVDSEHSAIFQSLVGEDANEIEKILLTCSGGPFRTFSHEQLKSVTAADALKHPTWDMGAKITIDSASLMNKGFEVIEAKWLFGVPADKIQVLVHPQSIVHSAVQFCDGGVKAQLGVPDMRLPIQYAFSFPQRLSLGGDRLDLFRQPLEFFEPDVEKFKCLAMAYEAINKGGNMPCIVNAANEIVNEGFRKGACSFLAMGDIIEKAMQTVAFDSNPDYDVYVQTDAEARRVALEIMNNK from the coding sequence ATGAAACAACAAATCTGTATATTAGGCTCAACAGGTAGCATTGGTACGCAAGCCCTTGATGTTATCAGTCAGCATTCAGACCTCTATGAGGCTTATGCACTCACTGCTAATCATCGTTGGAAGGAACTTGCTGAGCAGGCTCGTCGTTTTAATCCTGCTGCGGTTGTCATTGCTGATGAGGCTTATTATGAACCTTTGAAGCAAGAGTTGGCTGATATGCCTGATGTAAAGGTATATGCAGGTAGCAAAGCTTTGGAGGACATCGTTGAGTCACCATCAATAGATATGGTACTTACAGCGATGGTTGGCTATTCGGGTCTTGCTCCAACAATCCATGCTATCAAAGCAAAGAAGAAGATATGTTTGGCAAACAAGGAGACACTTGTCGTAGCTGGCGAGTTGATTCTTCAGTTGGCTCAGCAGTATCATGTGCCGATCCTGCCTGTGGACAGCGAGCATAGTGCTATCTTCCAGAGTTTAGTTGGTGAGGATGCAAACGAGATTGAGAAGATTCTTCTCACTTGTTCAGGCGGTCCTTTCCGCACTTTTAGCCACGAACAGTTGAAGAGTGTTACAGCAGCCGATGCCCTAAAACACCCAACATGGGATATGGGAGCAAAGATTACTATCGATTCCGCATCTTTGATGAACAAGGGTTTCGAAGTGATAGAAGCTAAGTGGCTCTTCGGTGTTCCTGCTGATAAGATACAAGTGTTGGTTCATCCACAGTCTATCGTTCACAGTGCAGTACAGTTCTGTGATGGTGGTGTGAAAGCACAGTTGGGTGTTCCTGATATGAGATTACCTATCCAATATGCCTTTTCATTCCCACAACGTCTATCGTTAGGCGGCGATAGGTTAGATCTTTTCCGTCAGCCATTAGAGTTCTTTGAGCCTGATGTGGAGAAGTTTAAGTGTCTTGCAATGGCATACGAAGCTATTAACAAGGGTGGCAATATGCCTTGTATTGTCAATGCAGCCAACGAGATTGTCAATGAAGGCTTCCGTAAGGGTGCTTGTAGTTTCTTGGCAATGGGCGACATCATTGAGAAGGCAATGCAAACTGTTGCTTTTGATAGCAATCCAGATTATGATGTATATGTGCAGACGGATGCTGAGGCACGTCGTGTAGCACTTGAGATTATGAACAATAAATAA
- a CDS encoding DUF4290 domain-containing protein: MNIEGLDYNTQRERLILPQYGREIQNMVDYAVGLPTKEERQRCAETIISIMDRMNAQNRGNYDHMEKLWDHLALMANFELDIDYPCDVSEALRIATKPEPMSYPMSHIPVRHYGHLLFEAFDELKVMEPGSRRDAFVRSVANQMKRSLMQWGHGTCDDEKIASDLARYTDGKIQLDLDTFKFEKINAKEFVQSRNKRKK; encoded by the coding sequence ATGAATATAGAAGGATTAGATTATAACACACAGCGAGAACGACTCATACTGCCACAGTATGGGCGAGAGATACAAAACATGGTAGACTATGCTGTCGGGCTTCCTACAAAGGAGGAGCGTCAGCGGTGTGCGGAAACTATTATTTCCATTATGGATAGGATGAATGCACAGAATCGTGGGAATTATGACCACATGGAGAAACTATGGGATCATCTGGCATTAATGGCTAACTTTGAGTTGGATATTGACTATCCTTGTGATGTGTCAGAGGCTTTGAGGATAGCTACTAAGCCAGAACCAATGAGTTATCCGATGTCACATATTCCTGTGAGACACTATGGACATCTGCTATTTGAAGCCTTTGACGAGTTGAAGGTGATGGAACCAGGTTCTCGTCGGGATGCTTTCGTGCGTTCAGTAGCTAATCAGATGAAACGTAGTCTGATGCAATGGGGGCATGGAACTTGCGATGATGAGAAGATAGCTTCGGACCTTGCCCGATATACAGATGGTAAGATTCAACTTGACCTTGATACTTTCAAGTTTGAGAAAATTAATGCGAAGGAGTTTGTTCAATCTCGTAATAAGAGGAAAAAGTAA